The Maridesulfovibrio ferrireducens genome segment AAAACAATAGCAAGAGGAATAATCCAGCTTTCATATTGCGCTGCCAGAACAAGGAAAACCATAAGCACCGCAAGAGCAAAAATGACTACAACTTCGCCACCAGATTTTTTTTCCTGATAAGCTATATTCGTCCAGTCAAAACCATATCCTCGAGGGAGAACCTCATTGGCAACTTCTTCCATAGCCGCAATTCCCTGTCCGGTACTGTAACCGGGAGCAGTTGCCGCAGTTATTTCAACAGCCCTGAACAGATTGTATCGACGAATATATTCCGGCCCCTGTATTGTCTCTTTTGTGATCAAGGTAGAAAGAGGAATCATCAGCCCTGTTGAACCACGCACGTAGAATTTGGAAACATCCTCGGGACTGGTTCTAAACTGCGAATCGGCCTGCGCCATTACGCGGTATGTTCTACCATATTTATTAAAATCATTAATATAATATCCGCCAAGGAATGTCTGCAAAGCGCTGAAAACTTCATTAAGAGGAATTCCAAGCTTGCTGACTTTATCCCGGTCTACGTTAACATAAAGCTGCGGCACATTCGCACTGAAGGAAGAAAACTGACTCTGTATCTCAGGACGCTGTGAAGCTTTAGCCATAAAGTCCTGCGCAGCCTGAGCCAGCTCTTCAACTGTCCCACCGGATCTATCCTGCAATTCAAACTGCAATCCACCGGTTGAACCGATACCATTAATGGGAGGCGGATTAAAGTTATGAATTCTTGCATCCTGAATACCCATAAATTTCTTCTGGGTTTTCTGCATAATAGCCCCGACACTCAAAGATGGATCTTCACGATCATCCCAAGGTTCCAATATAACAAAAACAGTCGAAGTATATGATGAATATGCAGAAGTTATCAGGTTAAAACCGCCAAGAACAAAGAAGTCTTTAACCCCCGGTTCAGTTTTCAAGATTTCTTCAATTTCTTTTACAGCTTCATCCGAACGCTGAAGAGAAGCTCCTTCCGGTAATTGGACATTGACCATAAAGTATCCCTGATCTTCGTCAGGAACAAAACCGGTCGGAACGGAACCGAAGAGGACCCATGCACCACCCAGAATAATGACAAAAAAAGTAAGGGCCACAAAAGCCTTTCTGATCATCAGCCGTACACCAAAGGTGTAACCTTCCGTAACTTTGCTGAAATACTTATTAAAAACTCTGAAAAACCATCCCAGAGGACCACGGGCTTCCGTTTGCGGACGAAGCAGAAGTGCACACATGGCAGGAGAAAAGGTCAATGCATTTACTGAGGAAATTGCGACCGAAACGGCAAGGGTCAGCGCAAACTGTTTATAAAGCTGCCCGGTTATACCTCCCATGAACGCAACCGGAATAAATACAGCAATAAGAACAATTGTAGTTGCAACAATAGGCCCTGAAACTTCTTTCATTGCCGCTTTTGTTGCTGTTCTTGAGTCCATTCCTTCTTCATCAATTTTCTTTTGAACAGCTTCCACGACAACAATTGCGTCATCAACAACAATCCCGATGGCCAGAACCATTCCGAAAAGGGTCAATGTATTAATGGAGAATCCGAGTACTTGGAAAAATGCAAAAGTTCCCACAAGTGAAACAGGTACTGCAAGCATAGGAACGATTGTTGCCCTGAGATTTTGCAGAAAAATGAAAACAACTATGAAAACAAGAAACATTGCTTCATAAAGAGTGCTCAAAACTTCATCAATGGAGGCTGTAACAAAAAGAGTTGTATCGTAAGGGATGTCATAAACAACATCTTTCGGGAAAGATGGAGCCAGTTCTTTCATTGTGCTGCGAATTTTCTGAACAACATCGAGCGCATTCGCCCCGGGAAGCTGATAAACAAGAAGCATCGCATTGGAAGCAGCCCCCTGTCTTCCGAAGGCAGTGTAAGACTTAGATCCCATCTCCACCCGCGCAACATCTCTGACTTTTACAGTGCTGCCGTCAGGATTAGCCTTAATAATTATATTTCCGAACTCTTCAGGTTCGCTAAGTCTACCTTTTACCCGGACGGTCATCTGAAACTGCTGATTCATCGCGGCAGGAGGCTGTCCTACCTGTCCTGCGGGAGCTTGCAGATTCTGAGCCTGCACAGCGGTAACAATATCACCGGAGGTAATTGCAAGACGGGCCATTTTGTCAGGATTGAGCCAGAGACGCATTCCGTAATCCTGATCTCCGAAAAGACTGATATTACCGACTCCGGGAATTCTGGCAATCGCATCATAAAGATTAATTTTTGCGTAGTTATTAAGGAAAAGAGAATCGTATGTACCGTCCGGAGAAAGCAAACTGACAACACAAAGCATGCTGGAAGACTGTTTCTTTACACTGACACCGGACTTTGTAACTTCAGCAGGAAGCTGAGGAGTAGCAAGGTTTACACGGTTCTGCACATCGACAGTAGCCAGTTCAAGGTCACGGCCAAGGTCAAAAGTGACATTGAGTACAAGCCGACCATCATTGGAACTGATGGAGTTCATGTATAACATATCCTGAGCACCGTTAACCTGCTCCTCAATAGGAGCGGCTACAGTCTGCTCAACGACATCTGCGCTGGCCCCGTTGTATACGGTAGAAATCTGCACGCTGGGAGGAGCAATTTCGGGGTACTGAGCGATAGGTAGAGAAAAAATACTCAGCAAACCTACAAGTGTAATGACTATGGATATTACCGATGAAAAAATCGGCCTATCGATGAAAAAATTAACCATTCCCCTTCCCTGTATATGAGCTTAAAAAGCTTCCCCCCGCAGAATCAGGGAGGAAGCTTGCTCACAAAATAATTTATGTAAACCGTTTAAAGATACCCGGAAAATATCTACACACAGGCTGTTTATTTAGTATTCTTAGGAGTTACAATCTCCGGAGCAACCAATGTTCCCGGCCTGATTTTGTTAACACCGTCAGCAATAATCAGATCTCCGTCCTTGATGCCCTTTCCAATAACAGCACTCTGATCATTTGAATAATCAATCGTTACCGCATTTTCAACAACAGTTCCATTGGAAGATACAGTCAGAATCGATTTACGACCCTGAACATCTAAAATAGCTCTTGCAGGAACAACTAACGCATTTTGAAATTCTTTAAGCAAAGCAACAATCTTTGCATACTGCCCATCTCTCAGCATTTTCTCAGGATTCGGAAAAACTGCGCGCAAACTAAGTGTTCCGGTTGAAGGGTCCACAGCTCTATCTGCCATGCTGAATGTTCCGTTATGATCATAAAACTTACCGTCAGCGAGAATGATTCGAAGAGTCTTACTACGCGCGGGTAAATCCTGATTTCTTTTTTCTTCAATCTCTTTAATTGCAAAAAGATATTCTTTTTCGGGAATACTGAAATTTACATACACAGGATCTACAGCAGAAACTGTAGCAAGCAATGAAGATTCTTTCGCAACCAATGCCCCAAGGTTGACCTGAGTCTTCCCGATAATTCCTTCCATAGGTGCATAAATACTTGTAAAATCAACATTCAGACTTGCCTGCTTAACGGAAGACTTGGCATTATTGAGCTGAGCTTCAAGAACCTGCTTATCGGTTACCCGGGTGTCGAATTCATCACGACTGACCGCACCTTGATCAAACAAAGTTTTAAATCTTTTGTAGTCAGTATTCGCCTTATTGAGGGTCGCCACACTACGAGCCAATTCAGCTTCTGCCTGCTTCAAAGTTTCTTCGTAAGGCCTAGGATCAATCACGAAAAGTAGTTGTCCCTTCGTAACAATCTGACCTTCATCAAAGTGACGCGCTTTAAGATACCCTTCAACCCGTGAACGAATTTCGACGGTCTTTTTAGCTTCAATCTGAGCTACGTATTCACCTTTAACAGGAAAACTCTGTTCGGTTACTTTATAAACTTTTACCGGAACAGCCTGTTGCTCAGCGGCTTTCTCATCTTCATCACCAAAGCATCCGGCAACAAAAGCGAGTGAAACAAACATAAAAAACAAAACAAACCGTCTGCAGGGTAATTTTTTTACTTCTACAGTCTTGCGAAATTTAAAATTCACGAATCCCCCTAATACAATATATAAAACAAATGACTCTGCCACCCCGTACGATAAAGGAGACACTAACTAATTAGCTATGTAAATAAAAGGAATTTATAACTGAGTTAAAAGCATTACCCCTCATTCATATCTGTATTCATTCAGTACTAATGATGCAGTCTGGTCTTCACCCGCGCAATAGCGCCGGGAATTTCTTCTTTTGCCAACTTACGCAAGTGTTCATACTCCACAGAAAAATCTGCACTTGGATAATTTCTATCAACAACACTTGATGAATAAAGACTCGGAATAGCATTCAAAACGACACAGGCAATGTCAAAGAGACATTTATCACACTGGCAGAATTCAACTTCTTGCAGATCAATGAAAGCTTTAATCTCATCATAAACAGCTTGTTCGCTTAAATTTACAATATCGCCTGATTTAAAAAACTCATTAAATGTCAACATGGTATCCCCCTAAATCATTACTTCTGCTTATGAACCGCCGTTACTCCAAGTTATATTGTATAACATTAAGCATTTGATTCAAAGTAAATTTACCCTTTCTCTCTTCATGCAGCTATAGTGGATCGCAAACGACCTTATTTCTTCCGGAAGTTTTAGCTTCATATAAAAGAATGTCAGCCCTGTTAATCATTCCGTCCAGACCGAGTTTTACATTTGAAGTAACTCCGATGGACACGGTAAATTTAAGTTTTTCATGCCTACAGTACATGGAAAAAGCTTCTATCATTTCCCTGAAATCATCCACATAACTTTCAAGCTCGGCTGAATCTACACCCTCAAGAAGAACCGTAAACTCTTCGCCACCGAAACGGGAGGCAAGCCCTCTGGACCCGAAATATTCAACAATTTTAGATGAAAATTCTTTTAAGACTAAATCACCGACATCATGACCGTAAGTATCATTTACGTTTTTGAAATGATCAATATCAAGCATAACAATACTCAACAACTTGTCATTATCTTCAGCTTCAACAAACATAGGTTCTGCATGCTCGAAGAAATAACGTCTATTCCACATCCCGGTAAGAAAATCTTTATTTGCTCTGTCACGTGATTCTTCGAGCAATTCCAGCATTTCCAAGTTCGAATTAACCCTGCACAGAATCTCTTCGACACTTGCACTCTTATGGATAAAGTCATTTGCTCCGGTTTTCAAAAAAAGAGGGGCTGTTCGGGAATTTTCATCAGAGGAAAGAACAATAATACTGAGTTCATCCATATGACTACTAAGCCGCAATTTTGCAGTCAATTCCCGGCCATCCATCCCCGGCATGGTATAATCTGTCAAGACCAGCTTTATATCGGGATTATCGGCAAAAATTTTACACGCTTCCTCACCATTTGCCGCTTCAAGCACGGTAAGCCCCTGCCGTATTAAAATAGCTGAAATCCAATGACGCACAGTAATGGAATCCTCCACCACCATGACCTTGGTTTTTCTATTATTGAAAACGCGCTTAACTATACGGACTATATATTCCGAATGCTCAGGCCTTTTAAGGACATAATCAACTATATTCTTTTTTAGAATATCTTTGAGCTGGTTATCATCAAGAGAGGCGGTTACCACAATGGCAGGAATTCCGTTTGCAGTTAATAAATCAATCCCGTCACCAGCTTCATGCCCTTCATAAATCAAACTGCTGAGCCCTACAAAATATTCGTTTTGTGAGATCAACTCAGCGGCCTGTTCTAAGCTGTGTGCAGTATCACATTCAAAACCGGCATGCTCCAAAGTTCTTTTTATGAAAAGAGCTGTAACCTTGCTGGCATCGACTATTAAAACTTTTTCCACAGCTTATGCTCCCGAGTGAAAAGACTAAGTCATACAATTACGTTTAAAAACAATCGCACTTTAGCGAGTACACACTTTTATTTAAGTTAACTCGGTCATTAAGCAAAGGGAATTATAATCATTTTCTTGGACAAGTTTCGCAGCCGCAAATTGAATACTTGCTCTCGGCGCGACGTTGCCCGAACAAAAGCTTAATCTTTTTTCTAAGTTCATCAATAAGCTCTGGATCTTCAAAGTCATCTGGTTCTACAAATCCCAGTTCAGTTAAACAAAATTCATGCACGGGATGCAGCCCTGCCTTCTCAAGCATTTTACAAGCACACTTTTTTTCACAACCATCTATAATTATGAGATCTTGAACGTTAGAAGCCATAGTAATACAGTTATCAACGCCTGCGCCGATTGCGGCAAGGCATATCATTTTTGAAAAACCGCTTTCATCCAGTTTTACAGCAATACCGTTCGCGGCCTGTCCGGCCTTTGAGGCTCCAGAGCATGCTACAACAAGAAATCCAGTTTCATATTTTTCCAGCATAAAGAAACCTCCTACAATAAATAAACTATACTTCTTTTTACCATAATACCTGCTCAAAAAAAACTTAAAAACAAAAAAGCCTGCAACAATTGCTATACAATTGATGCAGGCTTTGCCTTTCATTTATAAAAAAACTTAAATAATCATATTGAAGATATATCCGACAATCAAAATTCCTCCGGCAACCACTCCTACAAAAACAGCAATCAGCTTAGGCTTTAACACCTTTCTCAGAATCACCATTTCAGGGAATGAAAGCGCGATGACACTCATCATGAAGGCAAGCACAGTTCCGAGAGCCGCTCCCTTACCAAGAAGAGCATCCACAATTGGAATAACTCCGGCGGCATTTGTGTACATGGGAATCCCCATCAATACGGAAACAGGAACAGCCCACCATGCGCCCTTGCCCATGATCGAGGCCATCATTCCCTCTGGAACATAACCGTGGATAGCCGCCCCGGCCGCAATCCCAAGCACCATGTACAACCAGACTTTACCCACAATCTCTTTAACCGACTCCAGACCGAAGCTGACGCGTTCTTCAAACGACATCGCTTCCAATGTCCCGCCTGGATTTGCAGTTGCCAATTTCACCCAGCCTTCAACATGCTTCTCCATGCCCAGCCTACCGATTATCCATCCGGCTACAATGGCGATGGTAATTCCGGTTACAAAGTACAAAGTCGCAATCTTCCATCCCATCATTCCATAAAGAAGAACCAGAGCGACCTCGTTAACCATAGGCGCTGAAATAAGAAATGAAAAAGTAACACCTAAAGGAACGCCTCCGGCAACAAACCCAATAAACAAAGGAACAGCCGAACAGGAACAGAAAGGAGTAACAACTCCAAGAAGAGCCGCCATAACATTCCCGACAGACTCCCTGCGGCCGGCAAGCATCTTCCGCGTCCATTCTACCGTGACATAAGAACGGATAATTCCAATACCGAATATTACCAGCCCAAGCAGCATCAACACCTTGGGTGTGTCATAAACAAAGAACTGTACGGTTTCACCTATTGCACTTCCCGGAATCAGTCCTAAAAATTTAAACGAAAAATATTTAGAGAAGGACAGCAACTGTGAATACAGCGCGAACCAGGTAACAACAGCTACCGTCAACGCTGCCCAAAGAATTTTTCCAGAAAAGAATTCGGGTTCTTTTTTCCCAACTTTTCCAAGAGTACCTATTTCTTCCAGCTTTTTACCTGATGAACATGCACAAGGCTTAACATTCAACTCTTCCATGACAAACTCCTACATTGTTTATTTTGCCAAATACGAAAACATTACCTAAAAAAAACAGGACAGACCCATCGTATCAACGGATGCAGTCCTTATAGCTTCTTAATTGAGTTTGAAACGTAATCTTTAACCTGCTTTTCAAGCCTCTTCCCGAGAAAATCACTCAGACAATTCAGAAAACCGGGCACACAGTCCATCAAAAGGCTGTAATACACCTTCGTTCCGCGCTTACTATCCTTAAGAATTCCCGCCTCTTTCAATAAGGACAGGTGCTTAGAGACAGTAGAAATATCGCGACCCACAAGCGGAACAATATCACAAACGCAAAGCTCGCCAGAACAAAGCGCTTCTACAATCACAAGCCTGCTAGGATGGCCCAACGCTTTAAACACTTTCGCCTTAGCTTCAATATATTCATTCACGCTTAAACCTCCTTAACTTTCGTATTTGGCAAAATAAGAAATAAGCCTTAATTTGTCAACTGATTTAATCGTAAAAGTTATGACCGTTCATTATAATAATTATGAACGGTGTCTTCCAGACTCGATTTTCCACTCATGGACAATATCACAGACCTTTGCAAACTGTGTGCTGTCTTCGTTGTAATGCTCTGCAAAAACGTGAAGACACGTGCCGCCGCGCGGAGAAAAAATACCTTTAACTCTCATCCACAGTGGAGAAAGACGGCTGACAAAATCATCCAGAATATTATTGGTAATTGTTTCCATAAAAGACTGATGATTACGGTATGCCCCCATATAAAGCTTAAAACTTTTGGATTCAACGCACACTTCGTCAGGAATATATTCCACGATGATATTCGCAAAGTCAGGCTGTCCGGTTACAGGACAAAGCGAAGTGTACTCAGGAAATTCTATGCTTATGATATAGGGCCTGCCCGGAAAATTATTCGGAAATATCTCAAGAATTTCAGGACTGGGAGAATCATAGTTATAACTGGTGGCGCCTCCCTTTCCGAGAGTTTTCAATGCATCAGTCTTGTCTTGGCTTTTAGTCGTTTTCATAACAAATCCCCGTAATTTTATACTCATTCAGCGCAAAGCTGATTTTTATTTATTTTTAATGTTGAAAGCCGTGAGCAGATAACAGCTTATGACTTAAAAGAAAACTCCGTATAACCACCGAAAATAAACGAAACAAGACTGTTTTTCTATTTTGACTTTTTGTTGCAATGCTGGCAACCCTTCTCTCCGAAAAGAATTTCAGGCCCCGAAGCAGAACTGTCGAGATGCGGGACTTTCTCCCTTTTGCTCGTATCGGGCAGACTCTGCTTCATGACAATAACCATCAACACAAGGGAATATAATGCTCTCCTCAACCTTTGAACGCAAAGCGTTCACTCTTCTTACGTGCCTTTTTATCAGCTCACTTGTTATAGCCGCTGTAGTGTCTACCAAGATAATCAGCATCTTCGGTTTTTACGCTCCGGCTGGAGTCCTCGCCTATTCTCTAACTTTCATCGCTTCTGATATCATAAGCGAAATATGGGGAAAAGAAAGAGCAAATGAGGTCATCCACTGCGGCTTTATCGCACTTCTAGCTGCCATCTGCCTGTCATGGGCGGCACTTCACTGGACTCCGGCCCCTTTCTGGAACGGTCAGGACGGCTTTGCCAGTGTGCTGGCAAACACTCCAAGAATTGTGCTGGCATCTCTAATAGCATACTCGGTAAGCCAGACTCACGATGTCTGGCTGTTCCACCTGCTTCGCAAAAAAATGGACGGAAAACATTTATGGCTGAGAAACAACCTGTCAACGGTCACATCTCAGTTGA includes the following:
- a CDS encoding GGDEF domain-containing response regulator, with product MEKVLIVDASKVTALFIKRTLEHAGFECDTAHSLEQAAELISQNEYFVGLSSLIYEGHEAGDGIDLLTANGIPAIVVTASLDDNQLKDILKKNIVDYVLKRPEHSEYIVRIVKRVFNNRKTKVMVVEDSITVRHWISAILIRQGLTVLEAANGEEACKIFADNPDIKLVLTDYTMPGMDGRELTAKLRLSSHMDELSIIVLSSDENSRTAPLFLKTGANDFIHKSASVEEILCRVNSNLEMLELLEESRDRANKDFLTGMWNRRYFFEHAEPMFVEAEDNDKLLSIVMLDIDHFKNVNDTYGHDVGDLVLKEFSSKIVEYFGSRGLASRFGGEEFTVLLEGVDSAELESYVDDFREMIEAFSMYCRHEKLKFTVSIGVTSNVKLGLDGMINRADILLYEAKTSGRNKVVCDPL
- a CDS encoding putative zinc-binding protein, giving the protein MLEKYETGFLVVACSGASKAGQAANGIAVKLDESGFSKMICLAAIGAGVDNCITMASNVQDLIIIDGCEKKCACKMLEKAGLHPVHEFCLTELGFVEPDDFEDPELIDELRKKIKLLFGQRRAESKYSICGCETCPRK
- a CDS encoding late competence development ComFB family protein, whose translation is MLTFNEFFKSGDIVNLSEQAVYDEIKAFIDLQEVEFCQCDKCLFDIACVVLNAIPSLYSSSVVDRNYPSADFSVEYEHLRKLAKEEIPGAIARVKTRLHH
- a CDS encoding permease produces the protein MEELNVKPCACSSGKKLEEIGTLGKVGKKEPEFFSGKILWAALTVAVVTWFALYSQLLSFSKYFSFKFLGLIPGSAIGETVQFFVYDTPKVLMLLGLVIFGIGIIRSYVTVEWTRKMLAGRRESVGNVMAALLGVVTPFCSCSAVPLFIGFVAGGVPLGVTFSFLISAPMVNEVALVLLYGMMGWKIATLYFVTGITIAIVAGWIIGRLGMEKHVEGWVKLATANPGGTLEAMSFEERVSFGLESVKEIVGKVWLYMVLGIAAGAAIHGYVPEGMMASIMGKGAWWAVPVSVLMGIPMYTNAAGVIPIVDALLGKGAALGTVLAFMMSVIALSFPEMVILRKVLKPKLIAVFVGVVAGGILIVGYIFNMII
- a CDS encoding efflux RND transporter periplasmic adaptor subunit gives rise to the protein MNFKFRKTVEVKKLPCRRFVLFFMFVSLAFVAGCFGDEDEKAAEQQAVPVKVYKVTEQSFPVKGEYVAQIEAKKTVEIRSRVEGYLKARHFDEGQIVTKGQLLFVIDPRPYEETLKQAEAELARSVATLNKANTDYKRFKTLFDQGAVSRDEFDTRVTDKQVLEAQLNNAKSSVKQASLNVDFTSIYAPMEGIIGKTQVNLGALVAKESSLLATVSAVDPVYVNFSIPEKEYLFAIKEIEEKRNQDLPARSKTLRIILADGKFYDHNGTFSMADRAVDPSTGTLSLRAVFPNPEKMLRDGQYAKIVALLKEFQNALVVPARAILDVQGRKSILTVSSNGTVVENAVTIDYSNDQSAVIGKGIKDGDLIIADGVNKIRPGTLVAPEIVTPKNTK
- the queF gene encoding preQ(1) synthase, giving the protein MKTTKSQDKTDALKTLGKGGATSYNYDSPSPEILEIFPNNFPGRPYIISIEFPEYTSLCPVTGQPDFANIIVEYIPDEVCVESKSFKLYMGAYRNHQSFMETITNNILDDFVSRLSPLWMRVKGIFSPRGGTCLHVFAEHYNEDSTQFAKVCDIVHEWKIESGRHRS
- a CDS encoding ArsR/SmtB family transcription factor; this translates as MNEYIEAKAKVFKALGHPSRLVIVEALCSGELCVCDIVPLVGRDISTVSKHLSLLKEAGILKDSKRGTKVYYSLLMDCVPGFLNCLSDFLGKRLEKQVKDYVSNSIKKL
- a CDS encoding efflux RND transporter permease subunit, with the protein product MVNFFIDRPIFSSVISIVITLVGLLSIFSLPIAQYPEIAPPSVQISTVYNGASADVVEQTVAAPIEEQVNGAQDMLYMNSISSNDGRLVLNVTFDLGRDLELATVDVQNRVNLATPQLPAEVTKSGVSVKKQSSSMLCVVSLLSPDGTYDSLFLNNYAKINLYDAIARIPGVGNISLFGDQDYGMRLWLNPDKMARLAITSGDIVTAVQAQNLQAPAGQVGQPPAAMNQQFQMTVRVKGRLSEPEEFGNIIIKANPDGSTVKVRDVARVEMGSKSYTAFGRQGAASNAMLLVYQLPGANALDVVQKIRSTMKELAPSFPKDVVYDIPYDTTLFVTASIDEVLSTLYEAMFLVFIVVFIFLQNLRATIVPMLAVPVSLVGTFAFFQVLGFSINTLTLFGMVLAIGIVVDDAIVVVEAVQKKIDEEGMDSRTATKAAMKEVSGPIVATTIVLIAVFIPVAFMGGITGQLYKQFALTLAVSVAISSVNALTFSPAMCALLLRPQTEARGPLGWFFRVFNKYFSKVTEGYTFGVRLMIRKAFVALTFFVIILGGAWVLFGSVPTGFVPDEDQGYFMVNVQLPEGASLQRSDEAVKEIEEILKTEPGVKDFFVLGGFNLITSAYSSYTSTVFVILEPWDDREDPSLSVGAIMQKTQKKFMGIQDARIHNFNPPPINGIGSTGGLQFELQDRSGGTVEELAQAAQDFMAKASQRPEIQSQFSSFSANVPQLYVNVDRDKVSKLGIPLNEVFSALQTFLGGYYINDFNKYGRTYRVMAQADSQFRTSPEDVSKFYVRGSTGLMIPLSTLITKETIQGPEYIRRYNLFRAVEITAATAPGYSTGQGIAAMEEVANEVLPRGYGFDWTNIAYQEKKSGGEVVVIFALAVLMVFLVLAAQYESWIIPLAIVFSVPLGVFGAIAGQWLRGLDNNVYAQIGLIMLIGLAAKNAILIVEFAKHKYESGLSVVDAAVEAAHLRFRPILMTSFAFILGVIPLVVATGAGSGSRHALGTSVFAGMIAATILGVLFVPLFYVQLIKMIEKNKARKTKGFSSGEDL
- a CDS encoding queuosine precursor transporter, whose amino-acid sequence is MLSSTFERKAFTLLTCLFISSLVIAAVVSTKIISIFGFYAPAGVLAYSLTFIASDIISEIWGKERANEVIHCGFIALLAAICLSWAALHWTPAPFWNGQDGFASVLANTPRIVLASLIAYSVSQTHDVWLFHLLRKKMDGKHLWLRNNLSTVTSQLIDSTIFVTIAFYGILPVTEIILGQWMAKTAIALLDTPLVYLGVSVLKRQNRLCTAS